The Pseudomonadota bacterium genome includes the window CTGGCGTCTGGTCCGCTATCCGCTTTTCTGCAGTCCCTGCCGTAAGCGTTCCTGTAAAAGCCGTCTCTGTCTGGAGGCCGTGGGCTGGCGCCGGGTCCTGGCCGAGGTCGAAGGGCTGCTGCAAGATGAGGTGAGTAAAGTTTATGAAAGATAAAGTACCGCAGGGCCGGGTCAGGCTGTCAACCCTTTCCGCAGCCTCCGGTTGAGCTGCGAAGATCGGTCCGTCGGAGCTGGCGGACGTGTTGAAAGAGTTGGCTTTGCCGGTGGATGAGCGCCTTCTGGTCGGTTTCGAGGGCGCCGATGACGCCGGGGTTTTTAAACTGGACGACAACCGCGCCCTGGTTCAGACCGTCGATTTTTTCACGCCGATGGTCGACGATCCCTTTCTTTTCGGCCAGATCGCGGCGGCCAACGCTTTCAGCGATGTCTACGCGATGGGGGGGCAGCCGCTGACGGCGATGAACCTGGTCGCTTTTCCGATCAAATGTCTCGATGCCGCGATTTTGCGCCGGATTCTGGCCGGGGGCCTGAATAAGATTGCCGAGGCCAAAGCCGTGCTCGCCGGTGGACACAGTATCGACGACCCGGAGATTAAATATGGTTTGTCGGTGACGGGTGAAGTTCATCCGGATAGGATCTGGCGTAATCTCGGTGCTCAGGCCGGAGATGCTCTGCTGCTGACCAAACCCTTGGGTAACGGGGTGCTGGCGACGGCGTTGAAAGCTGATTTTGTGGGCGAGGATGAGATTCGTCCGGCCCTGGAGTGGATGGCGAAATTAAACCTTCTGCCCCCGGAAACGCAGGCCCATCCCTGGCGGCGCGCGGTGCGGGCCTGCACCGATGTCACCGGTTTCGGCTTGGTCGGACATCTGGCCGAGATGGTGTCCGACAACCGGGTCGGGGTCGCGGTTGAACTGGCGTGTTTGCCTTTTCTCGAAGCGGCGGAGAAGCTTTGCGGTCTGGGGCTTTTCCCGGAAGGCGGGCACCGTAATCGTAATTATTTTGCCCCTCGTCTGCGGGGCGCGGAGCGGGTGGATCCCGTGTTGCGCGATTTACTGTTCGACCCTCAGACCTCGGGCGGGTTGCTGCTGGCGGTGGCTGCGGCCGAAGCCGCGGAGGTGGCGCGGTGCTTTAACGCGCTTGGGGCCGGTTGCTGGTCGGTGGGGCGTTTCACCGAGGATCATCCGGGTTGTATCGTTCTCATATGAAGACCCTGCCGCATGAAATTCGGGGCGCAAGTCCTGAACTGAGCCGGAAAATTCCGGAGCTGCTGGCCCCGGTAGGTAATTTTGAAACCTTCATGGCGGCGCTTGATGCCGGTGCCGACGCCATCTATCTGGGCTTAAAGAAGTTTTCGGCCCGAGCTCGGGCAGAGAACTTCACCCTGGCCGATCTGGAGCTGATGACCGGCTTCGCCCAGCGCCGCGGGGTCAAGGTGTTCGTCGCTCTGAATACCCTGATTCGTAACGATGAACTTTCCGAAATCTATCGCACCCTGGCCGCGCTTTCCCGCAGCGGAGTCGATGCCGTCATTGTTCAGGATCTGGGGTTGACGCAAATCCTGCGCCGTGATTTTCCCGAAATTCCGATTCATCTTTCAACCCAGCTCGCGATTCATAACGCGGCCGGGGTTGAGCGCATGGCCGGTCTGGGCTGCAGGCGAGTGGTTCTGGGTCGGGAATTGACCCTTGCCGAAATCGGGCAAATCGCCGCCACGACTGCGATCGAGCTGGAGTGCTTCGTTTTCGGTGCCCTCTGTCTCTCGGTTGCCGGACTCTGTCAGTTCAGCAGTTTTTACGGCGGCCAGAGCGCCAATCGCGGGCGTTGCGCTCAGCCTTGCCGGCGTCTCTATCGGCATGGCGGCAAGGAAGATTATCTCCTTTCGCCGTCCGATTTCAATGCCCTCGATTTTCTTCCCGAACTGGTGCGGCTGGGCATTGCTTCATGTAAAATAGAAGGCCGGATGAAGGGTTCGCAGTACGTTCGGGTGGCGGTCGGGGTTTTTCGCCGGGCCCTGGATGAGATTAAAGCTGAAGGCGAACTTTCTCCGGCTCGTTGCCGAGGTTTGCACGCCGAGTTAGTGGAGGCCTACGCTCGGCCGACGACGACGGCCAATCTCAGTGGGCGTTACTCGACGACGATCATCGAACCCGGACGGGTGGCAAGTAACGGAGTGGTTCTCGGCAAACTGCGGCGCGCTCAGCCCGAGCCCGGTTCGGGGTCGGGGATGCGAGTTCGGCTGCGAACAGCTCGGCAACTGGAGAGCGGCGACCGGTTGAAAATAATTTCTCCGGGTCGGGACGGGCGGGATAATTCCTTTACCCTCAGACAAGCGCCCTGTCTGGAGCAGAAAGGCGTCCGGGAAGGCGCCCGCATGCTTTCCTTGACGGTGCCTTTTGCCTGTCGGGTCGGAGATCTGCTGGTGAAGGTCGGCAGCCGGGATCAGTATGGTCGGCGGGGAGGGGCCTGGTATCGCCAGCAACTGGTCGCTGAACGTGGTCCTGAACCGGTTCAGGCTCAGGCACGGTCGTTTGCGGCTCGACTGCCGGCCTGGCTGTCGGAGGACCGGGCCGAAAAGGATGAGGTGGCGGCCAGGGCTCCGGCGGCGCACTCGGCGCCTTCCTGGCTGATCAAACTGGCGGACTGGACGGGAGCCCAGGCGTTTTTGCGCCGGCCAGGACGGCGGGTGGCGCTGGAACTCAACGGCCGGGTTTGGGCCGCGATCGCCGGTCGGGAAAGGGAGTGCTTTCGGCGTTATCCGGAGCTGGAGTGGTCTCTGCCGCCGCTGGCCTATCCCGGGCGGGAAGCCGAGTTGCGAGCAAATCTGAGTCGGCTGGTTCGGGCCGGTTTTCGTCGTTTTCATCTCAATGGTCTGGATCAGCTCGAGGCTTTCAGCGCGTTGACAAGCTCGAGGGATGATTTTTGTCTGGCGACCGGCCCCTTTCTCCACGCCGCCAACCAGGCGGCCATCGACTTTTATGCCGAGCAGGGTTTTTCCCTGGTGCATTTGACTGCCGAACTTGATGAAAAAAGTCTGCGTTCGCTTAAGCCTGCACCGGGTGTCGGTCTGGCCCAGAGCGTCTTTGCTTTTATTCCGCTGTTGCTGACCAGGATTCCGCTGCCTCTGGAACGGCGCGAAAGGAAATTCTTTTCTCGCCGCCGCGAAGAGATCTTGGCGGTCAGCCGAGATGGTCTGACCGTCCTGGTCGCGGGAGCGCCGTTTTCCTTGCTCAATCTGGCCGAGTCTCGCCTGAATTCGAGCCTGAGTCTGAAAATTATCGATCTGACTTGGGCCCCAGCCGATTTTGACCTGAGCCGTTTTCATAAACCTCATCGTTTTCATCTCGACGACCTGTCCTTGACCAGCTATAACTTTCCCCTGGAATGGCAGTAATTTTAAATAGTTAATGGTCTGAGTGACCGTAAATCATACGGGCTTGGCGAGCGGGAAGGATTTGTCGGCGCAAGTTTCGAAGGCGATAAAAAGAATTTTTTTTTATCGCCCCCCTTGATTTTTCATTTTCGGGTGAATATATTCCCACCTGTTAGCACTCCAGGTGATTGAGTGCTAAGATGGCGGACGGATTGAGCCGCCGGCAGTCTAAAGGCTGGTTTGGTTAAAAATTAATTTAGAAAAACAACATCTATCAGGAGGAACAACGATGAATATCAGACCGTTACAGGATCGAATCATTGTCAAACGGCTCGAAGAGGAAGAAAAAACCAAAGGTGGCATTATCATTCCCGATGCGGCCAAGGAAAAGCCGATGCAGGGTGAAGTTGTCGCCGCCGGGAAGGGTAAAGTGGGCGATGACGGCAAAGTCAATCCCCTGGATGTCAAGGTCGGCGACAAGATTCTTTTCGGCAAGTATGCCGGCACCGAAGTCAAGCTGGATGGCGAAGAGTATCTGATCATGCGTGAAGACG containing:
- a CDS encoding U32 family peptidase — its product is MKTLPHEIRGASPELSRKIPELLAPVGNFETFMAALDAGADAIYLGLKKFSARARAENFTLADLELMTGFAQRRGVKVFVALNTLIRNDELSEIYRTLAALSRSGVDAVIVQDLGLTQILRRDFPEIPIHLSTQLAIHNAAGVERMAGLGCRRVVLGRELTLAEIGQIAATTAIELECFVFGALCLSVAGLCQFSSFYGGQSANRGRCAQPCRRLYRHGGKEDYLLSPSDFNALDFLPELVRLGIASCKIEGRMKGSQYVRVAVGVFRRALDEIKAEGELSPARCRGLHAELVEAYARPTTTANLSGRYSTTIIEPGRVASNGVVLGKLRRAQPEPGSGSGMRVRLRTARQLESGDRLKIISPGRDGRDNSFTLRQAPCLEQKGVREGARMLSLTVPFACRVGDLLVKVGSRDQYGRRGGAWYRQQLVAERGPEPVQAQARSFAARLPAWLSEDRAEKDEVAARAPAAHSAPSWLIKLADWTGAQAFLRRPGRRVALELNGRVWAAIAGRERECFRRYPELEWSLPPLAYPGREAELRANLSRLVRAGFRRFHLNGLDQLEAFSALTSSRDDFCLATGPFLHAANQAAIDFYAEQGFSLVHLTAELDEKSLRSLKPAPGVGLAQSVFAFIPLLLTRIPLPLERRERKFFSRRREEILAVSRDGLTVLVAGAPFSLLNLAESRLNSSLSLKIIDLTWAPADFDLSRFHKPHRFHLDDLSLTSYNFPLEWQ
- the selD gene encoding selenide, water dikinase SelD, with the protein product MKDKVPQGRVRLSTLSAASGUAAKIGPSELADVLKELALPVDERLLVGFEGADDAGVFKLDDNRALVQTVDFFTPMVDDPFLFGQIAAANAFSDVYAMGGQPLTAMNLVAFPIKCLDAAILRRILAGGLNKIAEAKAVLAGGHSIDDPEIKYGLSVTGEVHPDRIWRNLGAQAGDALLLTKPLGNGVLATALKADFVGEDEIRPALEWMAKLNLLPPETQAHPWRRAVRACTDVTGFGLVGHLAEMVSDNRVGVAVELACLPFLEAAEKLCGLGLFPEGGHRNRNYFAPRLRGAERVDPVLRDLLFDPQTSGGLLLAVAAAEAAEVARCFNALGAGCWSVGRFTEDHPGCIVLI
- a CDS encoding co-chaperone GroES; translated protein: MNIRPLQDRIIVKRLEEEEKTKGGIIIPDAAKEKPMQGEVVAAGKGKVGDDGKVNPLDVKVGDKILFGKYAGTEVKLDGEEYLIMREDDVLGVLN